ACATTTTTTCCCTCTCTTTGATCAAGTCAATAAAGTGAGGATTGATATATTTTTTTTTGACTAATTGCTCACCTAGATGCTCAATATACAAATTGGGTGATTTTAAATAAACGTTTCGTTCAAACCGTTCTGGTGTGAGGTAAGTTTGAACGCTTTCTTTTAGTGTATTCAATAATTTCTCCTGTTTCACAAGCTGAATCCTTTGCAGGATTTTTTCGCTATCTTTTCCTGATAAAAACGGAGAAATCTGAACCAGACCCGTCAACTCTTTTATTTCGATTGTAGATACAACTAGATCCGCATTCTTCATTTTAGTTAAACTTTCATAGTCTAGTCGGTAAAAAGTTCCTAAAATATTTAAACTAGATTTGAATGTATCGCCAATTTTATAGACTAAACGTTTATGCATATCATAATATTCTGGAGTATAGATCACACAACTTAATTTATTCTCTGTCTCAAATTTTTCTTCAAAGTATGAGCCGATATGAAGAGCGATAAACGTAATTTCATCATCTGAAATAGGAATATTGATTTGTTCTTGAATTTGTTTGGCAATAAAAACAGCGACTTCGTAAATAAAAGCGTATGACTGTTTGATTTCTTCTGATAACGGATTGTAGACTTGTTTTCCGCTTTTGGCTCGTGAAATCAAATTAGAAACATGTAAGGCTAGATTCAATATGAGTTTATCAGAAATATGGCTGATAAAATATTTTTCAGCGACTGTTTCCATCATGTTTGAGATAAATGTATAAACAGAGGTTTCCATATAATCTTTTAAAAAAGCATCGTTTGAGGGTGAGATTTTAGTCATTAATAAAAGGGTCAGATTGTTGATTTCATAAAGGTCCATTTCAACAGCAAAAGCTTGATCGATATCTTTTCCAATCGCAATAGCAAGCTGATATTCAATTTGATCTTTAGAGAAAAGTTCGGGAATAAGGTCCATATCAGAGCGCTGATGATGAAAAAGCCGATTGATGGCGATAGCGATATGTAGCAATAAACTGTTAATAGCGTAACCATTTATATAGAGATGCTGATTGCTTAAACGATCGATCACGATTTTTTGAATCATCTCGATTGAAATATCCGGGAAGATCGTCTGAAGATGATCGACAGATTGAAAATTTTTTAGTGCTTCATCTTGCAACATATCACTAGCAAGTTTTCTAAAGTTTGACTCATCCCCTTCCAGACTTAAACAATGCCCATGTTTAACAATTTTTAAATGGTATTTATTCAATTTTTTTCGAAGTCGAAGGGTGTCTTTTTCGAGTGTTGGAATACTGACAAATAATGATTCTGCTACATCAAAGTAGTCGACATTTTTATGTTTTATCAATAAATTCATCAAGTAATTCATACGGTCGATAGGTGTATTCAATTCTTGTTTATCTTTAGAAATGAAATCTTCGATCCGAAAGCCTCTATCGATCTTATACCCTTGTTTAGACGATTGAATCATTTCCAAAGGAGTACGTTGATTGATTCGAGCTACGTAATTGCGGATCGTTCTTGTTGACGTAGATAACGCTCCAGCCAGAAAAGATGCAGATAACCAGTTATGATGTTGGAGCAATAATTTTACCAGTGCTGCTTCTTTTTTATTTAAGGACACAATATATCCGCTCCTCTACTTTTTTATATTTCTTATTATTCGTTCTTTTAAGTAGCAAATCAAGTACAGTTGTTTCCGCCATAGTGGTAGGATTAGGAAAAAATCATATTTGATAAAGGGTTTCAAAATGTAGATGATAGGAGTGTAGAAAGCAGGCAAACTTACTACACTTTTAAAATTTGGAGGAGATAAAAATGAGTGAATTAAATGTATTACTAGTTTGCGGATCGGGAGCCAGTAGCGGTTTTATGGCAGCGAATATGCGTAAGGCAGCCAAAACAAAAAAATTAGACATGAGTATTGTAGCAAGAAGCGAATCTGAAATTGAGAATTATATTGAAGAAATCGATGCGTTGATGGTTGGACCTCATCTTGAATATATCATTGACGAAATTGATGAGATCATTCATGGTTTTCCGGTAAAAGTTATTCTAATGAAAAAAGAGTATTACGCAACACTGGATGGAGACGCTGCTATTGAGCATTTGTTAAGTTCGCTAAAAGAAAATGAATAGCTTAAAAAGGAGACGAAAATATGAATAAATTGATTTTTTGGTTGGAAAATAGTTTCTCGCCTAAAATGAACAAGGTGAATAATAATCCTTGGATCGTTAGTATCAAAGATTCGATCATGCAGACATTGCCATTTATTTTCTTAGGATCGATTTTCTCGATGCTAGCGATTTTAAATGAATATTTTCCAGCCTTGCCAAGCTTTTGGATACCATTCGGCTGGACGATGGGGAAAATTTCCTTATTTGTAGCATTTTTGATTCCGTTTAACTTGATGGAAAAAAAGAGACTGCGCAAGCAAAGAATCGTTGCAGGGATGAGTGGGTTAGTTTTATTTTTGATGATCATTTCACCACAAATCGAAAAAGATGGTGTTGTTGGCTTTGGACATGATGCATTAGGTGCAGGCGGAATGTTTGTTGCAATCGTTGCCGGATTGATTGCTGGTTTTGTATTAGTTACATTAGGAAAGTTCACGTTCTTCAAAGAAGAATCAGTGATTCCTGATTTTGTCAGAGCTTGGTTTGATTCTATGCTGCCGATTGGAATCATTGTTATCTTTGGCTGGGTCGTGGTTTTGATCATGAAAGTGGATTTATATAATATTGTTTTAAGTATATTTATGCCTTTATCTAGCTTTATGGAATCTCCTGGTGGTTTTGTGGGCATGATGTTTTTGATTTGCTTCCTTTATTCGATGGGGATTTCCACTTGGGTTTTAACACCCGTGGTTCAACCAGTCTTATTGAAAGCTATTGCTGAAAATATCGCACTTGTTCAAAATGGCACGGCTTCTGTTGAAACGTTGAATTTAGTTACAAGCAGTACTCTATATTCAGCTTATCTTTGGATCGGTGGAATTGGCTGTACAATGCCTTTGGTTTTGATGATGATGCGGGCTCGATCAAAAAAAATCAGTGCCTTAGGGAAAGCGTGTATCGTCCCTTCGATTTTTAATATCAATGAACCAGTGATTTTTGGAGCTGTCGCTTGGAATCCTTTGTTGATGATTCCGATGTGGCTGC
This sequence is a window from Enterococcus sp. 7F3_DIV0205. Protein-coding genes within it:
- a CDS encoding BglG family transcription antiterminator, whose amino-acid sequence is MSLNKKEAALVKLLLQHHNWLSASFLAGALSTSTRTIRNYVARINQRTPLEMIQSSKQGYKIDRGFRIEDFISKDKQELNTPIDRMNYLMNLLIKHKNVDYFDVAESLFVSIPTLEKDTLRLRKKLNKYHLKIVKHGHCLSLEGDESNFRKLASDMLQDEALKNFQSVDHLQTIFPDISIEMIQKIVIDRLSNQHLYINGYAINSLLLHIAIAINRLFHHQRSDMDLIPELFSKDQIEYQLAIAIGKDIDQAFAVEMDLYEINNLTLLLMTKISPSNDAFLKDYMETSVYTFISNMMETVAEKYFISHISDKLILNLALHVSNLISRAKSGKQVYNPLSEEIKQSYAFIYEVAVFIAKQIQEQINIPISDDEITFIALHIGSYFEEKFETENKLSCVIYTPEYYDMHKRLVYKIGDTFKSSLNILGTFYRLDYESLTKMKNADLVVSTIEIKELTGLVQISPFLSGKDSEKILQRIQLVKQEKLLNTLKESVQTYLTPERFERNVYLKSPNLYIEHLGEQLVKKKYINPHFIDLIKEREKMSATSFNNSVALPHAIEMSAKKTGISIILNDRPVKWGNHYVQVIIMIVMNQDDMKKFRQLFDFMIDTFSNQKKLNKLLDMKNYEEFIDGLFE
- a CDS encoding PTS sugar transporter subunit IIB, encoding MSELNVLLVCGSGASSGFMAANMRKAAKTKKLDMSIVARSESEIENYIEEIDALMVGPHLEYIIDEIDEIIHGFPVKVILMKKEYYATLDGDAAIEHLLSSLKENE
- a CDS encoding PTS sugar transporter subunit IIC; its protein translation is MNKLIFWLENSFSPKMNKVNNNPWIVSIKDSIMQTLPFIFLGSIFSMLAILNEYFPALPSFWIPFGWTMGKISLFVAFLIPFNLMEKKRLRKQRIVAGMSGLVLFLMIISPQIEKDGVVGFGHDALGAGGMFVAIVAGLIAGFVLVTLGKFTFFKEESVIPDFVRAWFDSMLPIGIIVIFGWVVVLIMKVDLYNIVLSIFMPLSSFMESPGGFVGMMFLICFLYSMGISTWVLTPVVQPVLLKAIAENIALVQNGTASVETLNLVTSSTLYSAYLWIGGIGCTMPLVLMMMRARSKKISALGKACIVPSIFNINEPVIFGAVAWNPLLMIPMWLQGIILPIVIYIFTKVIPFAPIPKVQFELWYCPFPFATWFTTGTITGLILMLVIFVLSTAIWYPFFKAYDDQETKAENQLLKEA